The Erigeron canadensis isolate Cc75 chromosome 1, C_canadensis_v1, whole genome shotgun sequence genome segment AAATTACATGATCGGGGTATAACCCATGGTATAGAAATGTAGGTCTCTTATGACATGAAGTACCTTTTCTTTCAATCTACTTTAATTCCATGATAAAATTGAGCCTTTACCCAACACATAATTTTAATGAACTGCAAGTAGTTACTGGTGTACTATACATAGAAACCATTGTCAAAATGTTATGTTTCGGTATAACTTTTGTTGAGCTACTTAGTGAAGCtcaattaaaattgttttttgggTAACACTGAGAATGCTTGATGAACAAGATGCACTTGAATCTTAAAAATAACACTCATTTTTGTAACTTCTTTCAGATTTCTTCAAtgtataaatgtaattatgtaaGTAGGAAAAGACCCCTATTAGTACGTCTTCGTTGAAAAGAATGTAATCATCATATGTTAATTTGTTTGCAAATAAACATTCAGGACGCTCACATATGACATGGAAAGAGAAGAAAGCCATGGAAAACAGGAAAGTAGTTTCTCTTGGCGGAAAGGTAAAGTCTATTATGATTTTCTCTATTTCATCTGTTCGTAGTTGTGTTATACGAAGTAATCTTCTGAGAGTATTTTGATAAGCTTGGCAACGGAACTGAAGTCTACAATCTTTGCTTATTTTACAGCCTCCCAAGAAACAGAGATTACCTTTAAGCGTGGCACGTGTGCCaatgaaaagagagaaagaaagggAACAAAAGATGTTACAAGAGGTTATTAGATTTCTCTTATAACACTCGGTTCTTTCTTGTTAATCGCAACTTATACATATAGAGTAACTGACATTGCCAACATTTTCAAATAGAATATAATACTTGGACATGTTGGTGGGAAGCGTAGCAATCGTAGCAAACAGGCATCAGACAAACGTAGACCTGAGGATAGAGTACTTATGTCAACTGCTGGACATTTTAGGAATGGTGTTCTTGATGTTAAAGATTTATTGAAATCCAGTTCCTCTTCTAGGGGTGGTAGTAGTTTCAGGAGCCACGGGTTTGGT includes the following:
- the LOC122584795 gene encoding uncharacterized protein LOC122584795 encodes the protein MDKRKRGGGGKKEEPATTDYTDMRSTRMELKSIMKDIQHIGRSHMTWKEKKAMENRKVVSLGGKPPKKQRLPLSVARVPMKREKEREQKMLQENIILGHVGGKRSNRSKQASDKRRPEDRVLMSTAGHFRNGVLDVKDLLKSSSSSRGGSSFRSHGFGGDSSFGGGSSDRGSGKGSKKKGGKKKKGGKGGRRKGH